A window of Kyrpidia spormannii genomic DNA:
GCGAAGTTAAAAGTGTTCACAGGAAACTCGAATCCCGCTTTGGTTCGGGAGGTCGTGGAGCACGTCGGGGTGGAATTGGGACGATCCCGGGTGACCCGTTTTAGCGACGGGGAGATTCAGGTTAAGATTGAAGAAAGCGTTCGGGGTTGCGACGTTTTCGTCGTTCAATCAACCTCTGCGCCGATCAATGAGAACTTGATGGAATTGCTGATCATGGTGGATGCCCTCAAACGTGCATCTGCAAAACGGATCAATGTCGTCGTGCCCTATTATGGGTATGCCCGGCAAGATCGCAAGGCCAGGCCTCGGGAGCCGATCACGGCAAAACTCGTGGCAAACCTCATCGAGACGGCAGGGGCCCATCGGGTGATTGCCATGGATCTGCATGCGGGGCAGATTCAGGGTTTTTTTGACATCCCTGTGGATCATCTGCTGGCCCAACCGATCCTCGCCAGTTATTTTCAGGATAAAGGGTTGAAAGACGTGGTGGTGGTTTCACCGGACATGGGAGGTGTCACCCGGGCCCGGGGGATGGCCCAGCGTCTCGGGGCCTCGATCGCCATTATCGATAAACGCCGTCCTGAGCCCAATGTTGCGGAGGTCATGAACATCATCGGCGACATTGATGGAAAGACGGCCGTGATGATCGACGATATCATCGATACGGCGGGCACCATCACCCAAGGGGCGAAGGCGTTGCTCGAACGGGGGGCAAAGGAAGTATATGCCTGCTGCACCCATGCAGTTTTGTCGGGACCGGCAATGGAGCGCCTGCGGGAATCCGAGATCCGCGAGGTCGTCGTGACGAACACGATTCCGCTGAAGGAATCGCCTGCTCTGGACAAGCTGGTGGTGCTGTCGGTAGCTCCCTTGATCGGAGATGCCATTATCCGGGTGCACGAAGACCTGTCGGTGAGTACCCTGTTTAATACTTGAAAGCCCGATCGGGGCGGACTGGGCCAGTTTGTCGCTTGTTGCCTTGGTTTGTACCTGTTTGAAGAAAGGAGCGGTTTTTGTGAGTGCCCAAGTGTTACCTCTGGAGACCCGAACTGATCTGCGCCGCAGTGTACTGACACATCTGCGGCGGTCCGGGCGGATTCCGGGCGTCGTGTACGGTAAGGGCCGTGAGCCGGTGCCGGTGTCCGTAGAAGAGGCTCGGCTGTTGAAGATGCAAACGGGGCACGAGACAGCTTTGGTCGATATCGAGTTGCCGGGCCAAGGGCGTTTGCCCGCAGTGATCCAAGAGATTCAGAGGGATCCCGTAACCCGCAAAATCTTGCATGTGGATTTTCACGTCGTCATGTTGGACGAACCTGTCGACGTAGAGGTGCCGGTGCAAGTTCAGGGCATAGAAGAAGTCGACAAACGGGGACTGGTGGCGCAGGTTCTTTTACGGCACCTGCGCATTCGGTGCCTGCCGACGGAAATTCCTGAACACCTGCGGGTGGATGTGAGTCGCGCTGAAGAGGGCGAGGTCGTCCGCGCGGCCGACGTAGAACTGCCGAACGGGGCTCATCTGCTGGAGGAAGCGGACGAAGTCGTGGTCAATATCAGTGCCGCCGGTGCCGGTGCAGGTGCCGGAGAGGCTCTGCCGGAGGAGCCAAAAGAACCGGAGATGGTTCACGATACCGAGGGGAAGGGCCGCACGGAGTAGGTTGTTCCGGCGGTATGGCCGCAGCCCCGGGCGTGGGAGCTGCGGCTTTTCTCACTGCCTGAGCGCGAGTGGGCTGGTTCGACATTTCAAAGCCGATCGGCAGAAGGTGGCGGGGCTGACATGTGGTTAATTGCGGGGCTCGGCAATCCCGGGCCGCAGTACGCCCAAACGCGCCACAACGCTGGCTTCATGGTGATAGACCGATTGGCCGCACGATGGAGCGTGAGTGTGACGAGCCGGGGCTTTCACAGTCTGACCGCAAGTACCCGGGTGGGCGAAGAGCAAGTGTTGTTGTTGAAGCCTCAAACCTTTATGAACGAGAGTGGCCTGGCGGTGGGCGAGGCAATGAGATGGTATCGCCTCGATCCGGAATGCCTGATCGTCGTTTATGATGACATGGACCTGCCCCCGGGCAAAGTCAGGTTGCGCTACAAAGGATCGTCGGGCGGCCATAACGGCATGAAATCGATACTCCAACACCTGGGAACGGAAACCTTTGGGCGGGTGAGAATTGGCATCGGCCGGCCGATGGAAGGGCGAAGTGTGATTGATCACGTCCTTTCCCCGTTTTCCCCGGACGAACTCTCCACCCTTCATCCCGCATTGGACCGGGCTGTAGAATTGATTGAGATTGCCGTGCAGGAAGGATTTGAAAAGGCCATTTCAAAAGCTTAAAGATCGACCGGCCCGCCCCAACGCGGTTCCCGTCAAGTGCCTGTATCCCGATTCCGCCTACCGCGCATACTATGGGGGCAACATGGGCGCCCGGCGGGGCTGTCACGGGAGGCGGGAAAAGGTGCGAATCATCTATGTGTGCCGTCATTGTCATCACTACCTCGGGGAAGTGGATGGAAGCCGCGTGTCCCCCTCGGCTTTGGGTTTCCATTCGTTGACACCCGAAGAACGGGCCGATATAATGACTACGGATCCCCACGAAGGGTGTATCTATGTCAACACGGTGTGCGAATTCTGCCAGCAGGCTCTAGAGGCGAATCCTGAACTGACCTTGATTCGCACGCCACTCCAGTAGTGATATGGAAAAGCGGCGCGCCAAGCCTTGGCTTAGCGATGGGCTGAGGCTTTTTTGGTCTTTTGTGAGGAGGGGACAGGTTGGAACGATTGATCCAATATGTTTCCGAACATCCGGGATTTCGAACACTGATGGAAGGCCTGGATGAGCGGATAGAAGAGCAATGGGTCACGGGGTTGTCCGGGACGGCGGCGCACGTCATGATGGCTGCGCTACGGCGGGAAACCGGCAAGCCGATGCTCATCGTTACCCATAATCTTCAGGAAGCACAACAGTTGTATGATGATTGTCTTGAATTTCTTCCGAACGACCGCGTTCTCCTGTTTCCCGAACGCGAGGCGGCGCTGCTCGATGTGGCGGCTTACAGTCCGGAACTCGCGGCCGAGCGCATGGACGTTTTGACGCGATTGGCGAAGGGAGAAAACATCCTGTTGATCGCTCCGGCCCGGGCAGTGGACCAGCCCCTTCCAGATCTCGAAATATTCCGTTCCTTCCTCCTGTCTATAAAGGCCGGAGACGTTTTAAAAAGGGATGAATGGGTGGATCGGCTCCTCCAGATGGGGTATGAAGCCGCCGATCGAGTGGAAGCGCGAGGGCAATTGGCAGTCCGGGGCGGCATCGTCGACGTTTTTCCCCTCACGCACGAACGCGCTTACAGGATCGAATTTTTCGACGACGAGATCGACGCCATTCGGGTGTTTGACCCGGAAACGCAGCGGTCTGTCGACCAAGTAACAGCTTGCGAGATCGGACCGAACACCGAGGTTCTGGCCCCGAAAGAGCGAATTCAAGCGGTGGCCCGGGTCGTGCGAAGCCAGTGGGAGCGGCAGCGAGAAAAATTCGCCGACGAAGGCCATCGGGAACGAGTGGACCGATATATCGGGGAAGACGTCCGGCGCATGGAGACCGGCTACCCTTTTACCGGACTGCTGCGTTATATCCACCTTCTGTATCCGCGTCCCGGGGGGCTTTTAACCTGGATGCCCGTGGACGCCATTTGTGTATACGCGGAACCCATCCGAATTCGGGACAGCCTGAAACAACGGGAGCGGGAGGAACAGGAGTGGGAGTTGCACGGCCTGGAAAAGGGCGAGTTGCTCTCTGGCCTCCACCGTCCTACTATGGCTGGGGATGCCGGTCTCTCGGGACACCGGCAGAGGGTGTTGTTCTCCTTGCTCGCCCGGCACACGGCCGCCAACCGGCGCGTGATTTCGGTGCCGGCCCGTTCTATGCAGCAATTCCATGGCCAGATGAACGTCTTGAAACAAGAATGGGACCGGTGGTGCCGAACGGGCCAGCGAGTGGTCCTGGTGGCGGCGAACGGAGAACGGGCCGAGCGGTTGCGCCGGGTGCTGGAAGACTACGGTATGTCTGCAGATCTGACTTCTGAATGGTCCAAACAGGCCAATCGACCGCAAATTGTCTTGGGAGGAATCTCGTCCGGCTTCGAGATGCCAGATCTCAAGTTGGTCGTGGTGACCGAGCAGGAGATTTTTACTGCCAAACGCCGACATCGCCGAGTGTCCACCGTTTCAGATGCGGAAAGGATCAAGAATTACCAGGACCTGAAAGTTGGCGACTACGTGGTTCACGTAAACCACGGTATCGGGCAATACATGGGAATCCAAACCTTGGAGATCGAAGGGATTCACAAAGATTATCTGTACATTCGCTATGCTGGAAATGACAAATTGTACGTACCTATCGATCAAATCGATCAGGTCCAAAAATACATCGGCGGCGAAGACAAGCAGCCAAAATTGTATCATCTCGGCGGAACCGAGTGGGCCAAGGTCAAAAACCGCGTCCGCTCCTCCATCCGGGATATCGCAGAGGAACTGGTCAAACTCTATGCTCAGCGAATGGCCTCGCCCGGCCATGCATTCTCCCCGGATACCCCCTGGCAGAAAGAGTTTGAAGCGATGTTCCCATACCGGGAGACGCCGGATCAATTAAAGGCCATCGAAGAGATTAAGCGGGATATGGAGCAGCCTCGACCCATGGACCGACTGCTGTGCGGGGATGTTGGTTACGGGAAAACGGAAGTCGCAATGCGCGCCGCGTTTAAAGCCGTGATGGACGGTAAGCAGGTGGCCGTCCTCGTACCCACGACGGTGCTTGCCCAGCAACATTACGAGACGTTTCGGGAGCGTTTCCACGGTTTTCCGATCTCCATTGATGTGGTCAGCCGGTTTCGCACCCGTGGCGAAATGAGTCAGGTCTTGAAACAATTACGAGCAGGCACCGTAGACATCATCATCGGTACCCATCGACTCCTGCAGAAGGACGTGAAATTCAAGGACTTAGGTCTCCTGATTGTGGATGAAGAACAACGTTTTGGCGTTACACATAAAGAAAGGCTCAAGCAACTCAAGACCAACGTGGACTGCCTGACCCTCACCGCGACACCGATTCCCCGGACTCTTCACATGTCCATGCTGGGAGTGCGGGATCTGTCGATTATCGAGACTCCGCCGGAAAATCGGTTCCCGGTCCAGACCTACGTGTTGGAGTATGACGACTTGCTGGCTAAAGAGGCGATCGAACGGGAAATTGGCCGGGGCGGCCAAGTATATTTTTTGTACAACAAAGTACAGGACATTGAACAAATGGCAGATCACGTGAGACGTCTGGTCCCCGATGCCAAGGTGGCGGTGGCCCACGGGCAGATGCCGGAAGATCACCTCGAACTGGTGATGCTGGAGTTCTTGCACGGAGAACACGATGTGCTCGTGACCACCACCATCATCGAGACGGGTTTGGATATTCCAAACGTTAACACGCTCATTGTTTACGATGCGGATCATCTCGGACTGTCGCAGCTTTATCAGCTTCGGGGCCGAGTCGGACGATCTAACCGGATTGCGTATGCGTATTTCACCTACCAGCCCGAAAAGGTGCTGACCGAAGTGGCGGAAAAAAGGCTTCAAGCGATCAAGGAGTTTACGGAACTGGGAAGTGGGTTTAAAATCGCCCTCAGGGACCTGTCTATCCGAGGGGCCGGGAACCTACTGGGGCCGGAACAGCACGGGTTTATCGCATCGGTGGGGTTTGACCTGTACAGCGACATGCTCGCTGATGCGATTCGAGAGCTCAAGGGTGAATCCTTACCTCAAGTGGTCGAACCTCAAGTGGAACTGGCTGTGGATGCTTATTTGCCCGAGCGGTACATTCCGGATTCCATGCAGAAGATCGAGATTTACAAGAAATTCGTGTCGTGTCGGCGGTTGGAGGATGTCGACGATCTGCAGGAAGAGATCGAAGACCGCTTTGGGGATATTCCCCAAGAGGTTCTCAACCTATTGGCGGTGACCCGCATCAAGATCTGGGCGATACGGCATGATTTCAAGTCGATTTCCCAGCAGGGTAGTGAGGTCACGTTAAAACTGCATGAGAGACAAAACAAGCACGTCCAGGGCGACCGACTGTTTGACCTGACCAAGCGGTTCCGGGAGCGGATCAAGCTCACCGCAGGGCAGAACATCACAATGACGCTGCGCATGCGGGGGTTGACGGCGGAACAGTCGTTGAAATTGCTTCTGGAGTTCATGGAGGCGTTTCAAGACGTTGTCAAAGGGCAGGAGGAACTGCAAAATGTCTTATAGCCGCTTGGCCGGCGCTGTTTTTGTCACTCTTTTTGCGATCCTGGCGCTGGCGGGTTGCGGAAGTTCGGATGTGGTGGCCACTTTCGACGGGGGCCAGGTGCACCGGGCGGAGTTGGACAAACAATTCAAGCTCCAGAGGTTGTTGATTGCGCCTCAGTATCCGGATACCCCGCAAAACCGCCTGGAAGTGTTGCAGCAGTACATTGTGATGCATGACATCCTTGATCAAAAGGCCAAGCAGGAGGGCATCACCGTCAGCGATAAGGAGTTGTCCGACACCGTGGCCCAGTACCGGCAACAGTTGATCCAGTACGTGTACGGCAACGTTGACGCCCTTAACAAAAAAATGACGGAATTGGGATTGACAGACAACGACCTCAAAACCCTAGCAATGGACGACATTTTCTCTCAAAAATATTTCGCGAAACATCTTTCGGTTTCAGACGAGGAAGTTCAGGCCTACTATAAGGATCACCCGGCGGATTACACGATCGCGAAAGTTGCCCATATCCTCGTTAAAACCAAGCAGGAGGCCGAGCAAGTCAAAGCCCGCCTTCTCAAGGGAGAGTCTTTCGCCCAAGTCGCGAAGGAGGTTTCTCTCGACCCCTCCAAGGATCAAGGGGGCGAACTTCCGGAAGGCCCCTTGTCCCAGTGGGTGGGCCCGTTTCAGGATGCCGCTATGAAGCTGCCCATAGGGCAGATCAGCGATCCCGTACAAACTCAATTCGGCTGGCATATCATTCGGGTGGACAGCCGCAAGGTGGAACCGCTGAGTCAGGTGAAGGATCAAATCACGAATAAAGTCATGCAGATGAAGGAACAGCAGTGGTTCAACCAAGCGAAACAGGATGCGCACATCACCATTGAAGACCCGGCCCTGAAGCAGGCGGCCGGGGGGCCCTGATCTGCTCTCCCGGGGCCAGAGTTGAGGAGGAGTCGATACTGCCCTGGCACCTCAACTCCCGGGACGCGGGGGTGGTTACGAGCGGGCCTGCTGCCAGAAAGCGGTATTGTTAAAATCCCTTGGGGTGTACACCCTAATGTTGACGAACCATCCGTTTGTGGTCAGTCCTACCAGACTCTCCGGTTTTAGAAGCTGACTCCACTACGCGACAAAGGGGGAACCACCGTGAAAGCTACGGGCATCGTTCGTCGCATTGATGACTTGGGCCGCGTCGTGATCCCGAAGGAAATCCGTCGGACATTACGGATTCGCGAAGGCGATCCCCTCGAGATCTTTGTCGATCGAGACGGTGAAGTGATCCTGAAAAAGTACTCCCCCATAGGTGAGCTCGGGGATTTTGCGAAGGAATACGCGGATTCCCTGCATGAAAGCCTCGGGCACATCACCTTGATCTGCGATCGAGATGTGGTCATTGCCGTGGCGGGTGCGCCGAAAAAGGATTTTCTCGACAAGCCAGTGGGTGTCGATGTCGAACGCGCGGTGGAGGACAGGAGAACGGTTTTGGACGCCGAACCGGGGCAATGGACCATTCTGCGGGACGAGCCTGACACGTACTCTTCCCGGGTTATTGCGCCGATCATTGCTGCGGGCGACCCCATTGGGGCGGTGGTTCTCCTCTCCAAGAATGAACAGGTCCATATGGGTGAACTGGAAAAGAAAATGGCCGAAACGGCCGCCGCATTCCTCGGGAAACAGATGGAACAATAAATTTCGCGTCTTTCAGGGAGTGGTGGGCTCGGCTTTTTTTTACCCCTCGCACATATAGATCCACCCGTAGCAGTCTGTTATGATGAGAACGGGCGGAGGGAAAGTGAATGACGAGGGGGAACCGATTTGTCCGGGGAGCCGCCGTTTTGGCTGGGGCCGGATTGGTCTCGAAAGTGCTGGGGTCTGTGTACACCATTTTTTTACAAAACATCATTGGGGATCGAGGACTCGGTCTGTACCAGATGGCATACCCAATTTATGCCACCCTCGTGATTCTCGCTACAGCCGGCCTGCCTGTGGCGGTCTCGAAGTTCGTGGCCGAA
This region includes:
- a CDS encoding ribose-phosphate diphosphokinase; amino-acid sequence: MRYRDAKLKVFTGNSNPALVREVVEHVGVELGRSRVTRFSDGEIQVKIEESVRGCDVFVVQSTSAPINENLMELLIMVDALKRASAKRINVVVPYYGYARQDRKARPREPITAKLVANLIETAGAHRVIAMDLHAGQIQGFFDIPVDHLLAQPILASYFQDKGLKDVVVVSPDMGGVTRARGMAQRLGASIAIIDKRRPEPNVAEVMNIIGDIDGKTAVMIDDIIDTAGTITQGAKALLERGAKEVYACCTHAVLSGPAMERLRESEIREVVVTNTIPLKESPALDKLVVLSVAPLIGDAIIRVHEDLSVSTLFNT
- a CDS encoding 50S ribosomal protein L25 — encoded protein: MSAQVLPLETRTDLRRSVLTHLRRSGRIPGVVYGKGREPVPVSVEEARLLKMQTGHETALVDIELPGQGRLPAVIQEIQRDPVTRKILHVDFHVVMLDEPVDVEVPVQVQGIEEVDKRGLVAQVLLRHLRIRCLPTEIPEHLRVDVSRAEEGEVVRAADVELPNGAHLLEEADEVVVNISAAGAGAGAGEALPEEPKEPEMVHDTEGKGRTE
- the pth gene encoding aminoacyl-tRNA hydrolase — its product is MWLIAGLGNPGPQYAQTRHNAGFMVIDRLAARWSVSVTSRGFHSLTASTRVGEEQVLLLKPQTFMNESGLAVGEAMRWYRLDPECLIVVYDDMDLPPGKVRLRYKGSSGGHNGMKSILQHLGTETFGRVRIGIGRPMEGRSVIDHVLSPFSPDELSTLHPALDRAVELIEIAVQEGFEKAISKA
- a CDS encoding anti-sigma-F factor Fin, with the translated sequence MRIIYVCRHCHHYLGEVDGSRVSPSALGFHSLTPEERADIMTTDPHEGCIYVNTVCEFCQQALEANPELTLIRTPLQ
- the mfd gene encoding transcription-repair coupling factor is translated as MERLIQYVSEHPGFRTLMEGLDERIEEQWVTGLSGTAAHVMMAALRRETGKPMLIVTHNLQEAQQLYDDCLEFLPNDRVLLFPEREAALLDVAAYSPELAAERMDVLTRLAKGENILLIAPARAVDQPLPDLEIFRSFLLSIKAGDVLKRDEWVDRLLQMGYEAADRVEARGQLAVRGGIVDVFPLTHERAYRIEFFDDEIDAIRVFDPETQRSVDQVTACEIGPNTEVLAPKERIQAVARVVRSQWERQREKFADEGHRERVDRYIGEDVRRMETGYPFTGLLRYIHLLYPRPGGLLTWMPVDAICVYAEPIRIRDSLKQREREEQEWELHGLEKGELLSGLHRPTMAGDAGLSGHRQRVLFSLLARHTAANRRVISVPARSMQQFHGQMNVLKQEWDRWCRTGQRVVLVAANGERAERLRRVLEDYGMSADLTSEWSKQANRPQIVLGGISSGFEMPDLKLVVVTEQEIFTAKRRHRRVSTVSDAERIKNYQDLKVGDYVVHVNHGIGQYMGIQTLEIEGIHKDYLYIRYAGNDKLYVPIDQIDQVQKYIGGEDKQPKLYHLGGTEWAKVKNRVRSSIRDIAEELVKLYAQRMASPGHAFSPDTPWQKEFEAMFPYRETPDQLKAIEEIKRDMEQPRPMDRLLCGDVGYGKTEVAMRAAFKAVMDGKQVAVLVPTTVLAQQHYETFRERFHGFPISIDVVSRFRTRGEMSQVLKQLRAGTVDIIIGTHRLLQKDVKFKDLGLLIVDEEQRFGVTHKERLKQLKTNVDCLTLTATPIPRTLHMSMLGVRDLSIIETPPENRFPVQTYVLEYDDLLAKEAIEREIGRGGQVYFLYNKVQDIEQMADHVRRLVPDAKVAVAHGQMPEDHLELVMLEFLHGEHDVLVTTTIIETGLDIPNVNTLIVYDADHLGLSQLYQLRGRVGRSNRIAYAYFTYQPEKVLTEVAEKRLQAIKEFTELGSGFKIALRDLSIRGAGNLLGPEQHGFIASVGFDLYSDMLADAIRELKGESLPQVVEPQVELAVDAYLPERYIPDSMQKIEIYKKFVSCRRLEDVDDLQEEIEDRFGDIPQEVLNLLAVTRIKIWAIRHDFKSISQQGSEVTLKLHERQNKHVQGDRLFDLTKRFRERIKLTAGQNITMTLRMRGLTAEQSLKLLLEFMEAFQDVVKGQEELQNVL
- a CDS encoding peptidylprolyl isomerase; protein product: MSYSRLAGAVFVTLFAILALAGCGSSDVVATFDGGQVHRAELDKQFKLQRLLIAPQYPDTPQNRLEVLQQYIVMHDILDQKAKQEGITVSDKELSDTVAQYRQQLIQYVYGNVDALNKKMTELGLTDNDLKTLAMDDIFSQKYFAKHLSVSDEEVQAYYKDHPADYTIAKVAHILVKTKQEAEQVKARLLKGESFAQVAKEVSLDPSKDQGGELPEGPLSQWVGPFQDAAMKLPIGQISDPVQTQFGWHIIRVDSRKVEPLSQVKDQITNKVMQMKEQQWFNQAKQDAHITIEDPALKQAAGGP
- the spoVT gene encoding stage V sporulation protein T, with the translated sequence MKATGIVRRIDDLGRVVIPKEIRRTLRIREGDPLEIFVDRDGEVILKKYSPIGELGDFAKEYADSLHESLGHITLICDRDVVIAVAGAPKKDFLDKPVGVDVERAVEDRRTVLDAEPGQWTILRDEPDTYSSRVIAPIIAAGDPIGAVVLLSKNEQVHMGELEKKMAETAAAFLGKQMEQ